One Photobacterium sp. TY1-4 genomic window carries:
- a CDS encoding MFS transporter, giving the protein MSITATLQPLILLFVSSLILMTGHGLSGILLPVRLATDNISLPVSGFILSMYSFGFLLGANIAKRILNQIGQVRTFAMCGSLTATAILLMGLRDEVYLWAAMRGLMGFCIACACVTLDSWFGSVSNEQNRGRILGINQLVILTALTLGQFALLISPPSGSTLFVLCGILFSLSITPLVFVSHYEPSIEQTPLFPLRQLFALSPQGVVTGFLCGMLYSAMVNLLPLYAGSEHITGLRLSLFMGAAMVGGIVLQLPIGYLSDRFERKKVILGCCLLLSLTTLALPATVAAGLFGAALLCSAITMGIIACLYPLSISEAFDQARQEQLVPVLAGLLSVYATGAMIAPYSATVVMQHQGEVAVFGFMLAVELLLIAFTLYRMKVAAPITVEAQETFVMHNPNTIHEELDPRTAYRETSEDLEQAMDELERLAAEHPNNAIAFIRAMSAARPDWAATLTEKAAQFPEVDTVLLFRALTMLNSELAVDIANRLAQGTPEQVEALVTWLLDKEPENALTLLANIAFVAQAQQANVVDTLAQTNPEQIQAFSQEYVDAMAENVASLRAPDREKINIEHCVTGLLDSVTAAAPEQLKQVEAIVDEHLSDLGEEKEPLGHPPNTDESLHK; this is encoded by the coding sequence GTGTCCATTACCGCGACATTGCAACCGCTGATACTCCTGTTTGTCAGCTCTTTGATCCTGATGACAGGGCATGGGCTGAGTGGTATTTTGCTGCCGGTTCGGCTCGCGACCGACAATATCAGCCTGCCGGTCTCCGGTTTTATTCTGTCCATGTACTCCTTCGGATTCCTGCTCGGGGCCAATATTGCCAAGCGCATCCTGAACCAGATCGGCCAGGTGCGCACGTTTGCCATGTGTGGCAGCCTGACGGCCACAGCGATTCTGCTGATGGGATTGCGTGATGAGGTTTACCTTTGGGCAGCCATGCGCGGCCTGATGGGGTTCTGCATTGCATGCGCCTGCGTCACCCTCGACTCCTGGTTCGGCAGTGTCTCAAACGAGCAAAACCGGGGACGGATTCTGGGGATCAACCAGTTAGTTATCTTGACAGCGCTCACCCTGGGCCAGTTTGCCCTGCTCATCTCGCCGCCAAGCGGAAGTACCCTGTTTGTCCTGTGCGGCATCCTGTTCAGTTTGTCGATCACACCGCTGGTTTTTGTGTCTCATTACGAGCCGAGTATCGAGCAGACGCCCCTGTTCCCGCTGCGACAACTGTTTGCCCTGTCTCCTCAGGGCGTCGTCACCGGCTTTCTATGCGGCATGCTCTATTCGGCCATGGTCAACTTGCTGCCCCTGTATGCGGGCAGTGAACACATCACCGGGCTCAGGCTGTCCTTGTTCATGGGTGCCGCAATGGTGGGCGGCATTGTGCTTCAACTGCCCATCGGCTACTTGTCTGACCGCTTCGAGCGCAAAAAAGTCATTCTGGGCTGCTGTCTGCTCCTGTCCCTGACCACCCTGGCTTTGCCGGCTACCGTCGCAGCAGGACTTTTTGGCGCTGCGTTGCTCTGTAGTGCCATCACCATGGGGATCATCGCCTGCCTCTACCCGCTCAGTATCTCAGAAGCCTTCGACCAGGCCCGGCAAGAGCAGCTGGTTCCGGTACTGGCCGGCTTACTCAGTGTGTATGCCACCGGCGCGATGATTGCGCCCTATAGTGCGACCGTCGTGATGCAACACCAGGGAGAAGTGGCGGTATTCGGGTTCATGCTGGCCGTCGAACTACTGCTGATTGCCTTTACCCTGTACCGCATGAAGGTCGCAGCCCCCATCACGGTGGAAGCGCAGGAAACCTTTGTGATGCACAACCCCAACACCATCCATGAAGAGCTGGATCCGCGAACGGCATACCGGGAAACATCCGAAGACTTAGAACAAGCCATGGATGAACTCGAGCGACTAGCCGCCGAACATCCGAATAATGCGATAGCCTTTATCCGCGCGATGTCAGCCGCCCGGCCGGACTGGGCGGCTACGCTGACTGAAAAAGCCGCTCAGTTCCCGGAAGTCGATACTGTGCTGCTGTTTCGGGCGCTGACGATGCTCAACTCCGAGCTGGCGGTTGATATTGCCAACCGCCTGGCCCAGGGGACTCCGGAACAGGTTGAAGCGCTGGTCACCTGGTTACTCGACAAAGAGCCGGAAAACGCCTTAACCCTGCTGGCCAACATTGCCTTCGTCGCGCAAGCACAGCAGGCCAATGTTGTAGACACCCTGGCCCAAACCAACCCGGAACAAATACAGGCGTTTAGCCAGGAATATGTCGACGCCATGGCTGAAAATGTTGCCAGTCTCCGAGCCCCGGACCGGGAGAAAATCAATATTGAACACTGCGTGACCGGGCTACTGGATTCAGTAACCGCCGCTGCGCCCGAGCAGCTCAAACAGGTCGAAGCAATCGTTGATGAGCATTTAAGCGATTTGGGAGAAGAAAAAGAGCCACTGGGGCACCCACCGAACACCGATGAATCCTTGCATAAGTAA
- a CDS encoding M14 family zinc carboxypeptidase, which translates to MSQIFTTTIPSSLVDLVEQLRDPRYHGCTVEAWVFSDRASRQTAEASLRAIGVQARIHSAYKPLLQFFLEDVPQDGLLEPTVPSESADSLEAIEITYPVREHADPKRFLLEAYPLAALIRCDNLTFIPDDGEPDHYTVTAHWVSGEVRRFSVFAPNHVHVSACETTYLSPTGWLRVDDRAGNRVRDERFITDYEKAFATVMTQIQNHDWPVQGPYFEQLEIHVAVPACDEPMGYGHEVVSLKEALHEDLYFSVQEWFKFREGKDLNDRNSQPGQIIPLIDAAEGPDYAIEIRLGHHSEGLIRDAEYDAPTLALDTVGAPLPVALVGQALADIPGQAIEVSAYSGRTVRAKYHPGADKAVMISGGQHANETTGVVGALRAATVLAQQAEAHFVISPLENPDGYALHQALIQDNPHHMHHAARYTALGDDLEYRTGDALYEKAIRHRAVEHSGAGLHLNLHGYPSHEWTRPLSGYVPAGFEMWTIPKGFFLIVRHRDTPEWAEYAERFIHELTLALGHLSEVLALNRAQTTLYQQHAGETGFQIINDFPCLISAVTQCDVPLQIITEYPDETIYGADFIAGHDVQSATVLAAYQIHQRLSQPAC; encoded by the coding sequence ATGAGCCAGATTTTTACCACCACTATTCCTTCCTCGCTGGTGGACCTTGTCGAGCAATTGCGGGATCCCCGTTATCACGGCTGCACGGTCGAGGCCTGGGTGTTCAGTGATCGCGCGTCACGCCAGACGGCGGAAGCGTCATTGCGAGCGATTGGGGTTCAGGCCCGGATCCACAGCGCCTATAAGCCGCTGCTGCAATTTTTCCTCGAAGATGTGCCGCAAGACGGGTTGCTTGAACCGACAGTGCCAAGTGAATCGGCCGATTCGCTGGAAGCGATCGAGATCACCTATCCGGTTCGCGAGCATGCCGATCCCAAACGGTTCCTGTTGGAAGCGTACCCGCTGGCGGCGCTGATCCGCTGCGACAACCTGACGTTTATCCCGGATGACGGAGAGCCGGACCATTACACCGTGACCGCGCATTGGGTGTCGGGCGAGGTGCGTCGCTTTTCGGTGTTTGCGCCCAACCATGTTCATGTGTCCGCCTGCGAGACAACTTACCTGTCCCCGACGGGCTGGCTGCGGGTTGATGATCGCGCGGGGAATCGGGTTCGCGATGAGCGTTTCATCACCGACTATGAAAAGGCATTTGCCACGGTGATGACGCAGATTCAGAACCATGACTGGCCGGTGCAGGGGCCGTATTTCGAGCAACTGGAGATTCATGTAGCCGTTCCGGCTTGCGATGAGCCGATGGGCTACGGGCATGAAGTGGTCAGCCTGAAAGAAGCGCTGCATGAGGATCTGTATTTTTCGGTTCAGGAGTGGTTTAAGTTTCGCGAAGGCAAAGATCTGAATGACCGGAATAGTCAGCCTGGACAAATTATTCCGCTGATTGATGCTGCGGAAGGGCCGGATTACGCCATTGAAATCCGGTTGGGGCACCATAGTGAGGGGCTGATACGGGACGCCGAATATGACGCGCCGACGCTGGCGTTGGATACGGTCGGTGCACCTCTGCCGGTGGCACTGGTTGGTCAAGCCCTGGCGGACATTCCGGGTCAGGCCATTGAAGTCAGCGCCTACTCCGGCCGGACGGTACGGGCAAAGTATCATCCGGGTGCGGACAAGGCGGTGATGATCAGCGGTGGTCAGCATGCCAACGAAACCACCGGGGTGGTGGGCGCTTTGCGCGCGGCGACGGTATTGGCGCAGCAAGCAGAGGCGCATTTCGTGATTTCGCCGCTGGAGAATCCCGACGGTTATGCACTGCATCAGGCGCTGATCCAGGACAATCCGCACCATATGCACCACGCCGCTCGCTATACGGCGCTGGGGGATGATCTCGAATACCGTACCGGGGATGCGTTGTACGAAAAGGCCATTCGGCATCGGGCCGTTGAGCACAGTGGTGCCGGGTTGCACCTGAACCTGCATGGTTACCCGTCGCATGAATGGACGCGGCCCCTGTCCGGATATGTTCCGGCCGGTTTTGAAATGTGGACCATCCCGAAGGGCTTTTTCTTAATCGTCCGTCATCGGGACACCCCGGAATGGGCGGAGTATGCCGAGCGTTTTATTCACGAGCTGACACTGGCGCTGGGCCATCTGTCTGAGGTGCTGGCGCTGAATCGGGCGCAGACGACGCTGTATCAGCAACACGCCGGAGAAACCGGATTTCAAATCATCAATGATTTTCCGTGCCTGATTTCCGCCGTTACCCAGTGCGATGTGCCGCTGCAGATCATCACCGAATACCCGGATGAAACGATCTACGGCGCGGATTTCATTGCCGGGCATGACGTGCAGAGCGCAACCGTGCTGGCGGCCTATCAGATCCATCAGCGATTATCTCAGCCAGCGTGTTGA
- a CDS encoding ABC transporter permease produces MTNFILKRLLQAVFVLFAITLVVAYAIRMTGDPALMLTQGAGSITEADLALIREALGLNKPFLTQYGEFITGLFVGDFGNSFLGGTPVSQLIEMSLPATFMLAISVMLVSIAISIPLGIKAATARGKWADQLIRICSLIGLSFPNFWLALMMVLVFSITLQWLPPSGMDGFASFVMPSLTMAIILTATNVRLVRTAMLEILQSQYIMVARAKGVSETAVLYKHALRNCAIPLITYFGLQFGGLLGGIVVIEKVFNWPGLGTLAFEAVGSRDYPVLQAVITVLSMLIVGVNLLVDIAYGLIDPRIRTE; encoded by the coding sequence ATGACTAACTTTATTTTAAAACGCTTGCTGCAGGCGGTGTTTGTGCTGTTTGCGATCACCCTGGTGGTTGCCTACGCGATCCGAATGACGGGCGATCCGGCGCTGATGCTGACGCAGGGTGCAGGCAGTATTACCGAAGCCGATCTGGCGCTGATCCGCGAGGCGCTGGGGCTTAACAAACCGTTTCTGACCCAGTATGGCGAGTTTATCACCGGGCTGTTTGTCGGTGACTTCGGCAACAGCTTTTTGGGCGGCACACCGGTGTCTCAGCTCATCGAAATGTCTCTGCCGGCCACCTTTATGCTGGCGATCTCGGTGATGCTGGTGTCGATTGCGATTTCGATCCCGCTGGGGATCAAAGCCGCAACGGCGCGTGGCAAATGGGCCGATCAGCTGATCCGGATCTGCTCGCTGATTGGCTTGTCATTTCCCAACTTCTGGCTGGCGCTGATGATGGTGCTGGTGTTTTCCATCACCCTGCAATGGCTGCCACCGAGCGGCATGGACGGCTTCGCCAGCTTTGTGATGCCGTCGCTGACCATGGCGATTATTCTCACCGCGACCAATGTGCGGCTGGTCAGAACGGCGATGCTGGAAATCCTGCAATCTCAGTACATCATGGTGGCGCGCGCCAAGGGCGTCAGCGAAACGGCGGTGCTCTACAAGCATGCGCTGCGCAACTGTGCGATCCCGTTGATCACCTATTTCGGCCTGCAATTTGGCGGCCTGCTCGGCGGGATTGTGGTGATTGAAAAAGTCTTCAACTGGCCGGGGCTCGGCACACTGGCCTTTGAAGCGGTCGGGTCGCGGGATTACCCGGTGTTGCAGGCGGTGATCACCGTGCTGTCGATGCTCATCGTCGGGGTAAACCTTTTGGTCGATATTGCTTACGGCCTCATTGATCCACGCATCAGAACGGAGTAA
- the rcnR gene encoding Ni(II)/Co(II)-binding transcriptional repressor RcnR, translated as MSHTTRDQKKLNARVSKIQGQVNGLKNMLEVEHECQDVLQQIAAIRGAVNGLMREVIKGHLIEHIVLEEDLKKREADLDVVLKVLDSYIK; from the coding sequence ATGTCTCATACCACCCGAGATCAAAAGAAACTCAATGCTCGTGTCAGTAAAATACAAGGGCAGGTGAATGGTCTGAAAAATATGCTGGAAGTAGAGCACGAGTGCCAGGATGTACTCCAACAAATTGCGGCCATTCGCGGCGCCGTGAATGGGCTCATGCGAGAAGTGATTAAAGGCCACTTGATTGAGCATATTGTGCTCGAAGAAGATCTCAAGAAGCGCGAGGCCGATCTGGACGTGGTGCTGAAAGTTCTGGATTCTTACATCAAATAG
- a CDS encoding nickel/cobalt efflux protein RcnA, translated as MDFAALLQQGNGWFFIPSAILLGALHGLEPGHSKTMMAAFIVAVKGTVRQAVMLGLAATLSHTAIVWLIAVGGMYVSQKFTAQAVEPWMQLISGVIILATGIWMFWRTWHGERAWHRARGHAHDWTTQVVDTGHGHLSLSIVEEGLHHRFQLKMLNGKPLKSDEVQLSIATHSGKPSDTYHFVARDGYLESASCIENTENLSVTLVIGHHDHTHDFEVHFHDYVHDGAENQEYQDAHERSHALDIQKRFGNRDVTNGQILLFGLTGGLIPCPAAVTVLLICLQLKAMTLGATLVVSFSVGLALTLVAVGIVAAVGVQKATSKWSGLNDVARRAPYLSGVLISAVGLYMGMHGYTALIS; from the coding sequence ATGGACTTCGCAGCATTACTACAACAGGGAAATGGTTGGTTTTTCATCCCGAGCGCTATTCTTTTAGGGGCTTTGCATGGCTTGGAGCCCGGGCATTCCAAAACCATGATGGCAGCGTTTATTGTTGCGGTAAAAGGGACCGTCAGACAGGCGGTAATGCTCGGCTTAGCGGCGACACTTTCTCATACGGCCATTGTTTGGTTGATCGCGGTGGGTGGTATGTATGTTAGCCAGAAATTTACCGCCCAAGCCGTAGAGCCCTGGATGCAGCTCATCTCTGGGGTGATTATTCTCGCGACAGGGATCTGGATGTTCTGGAGAACGTGGCATGGTGAACGCGCATGGCATCGAGCCCGCGGTCATGCGCATGACTGGACAACGCAAGTTGTGGACACCGGGCATGGGCACCTGTCCCTTTCGATTGTTGAAGAGGGTTTGCACCACCGCTTTCAGCTGAAAATGCTCAACGGCAAGCCATTGAAATCCGATGAAGTTCAGCTCTCCATTGCAACACATTCAGGTAAGCCTTCGGACACGTATCATTTTGTTGCCCGAGATGGCTATCTGGAGTCTGCCTCCTGTATTGAAAACACGGAAAACCTCTCTGTGACCTTGGTGATTGGCCATCATGATCATACCCATGATTTTGAGGTTCACTTTCATGACTATGTTCATGACGGGGCTGAGAATCAAGAATATCAGGATGCTCACGAGCGATCGCATGCTTTAGATATCCAAAAACGTTTTGGGAATCGCGATGTGACGAACGGGCAAATCCTGCTCTTCGGGTTAACCGGTGGTCTGATCCCATGTCCTGCTGCTGTCACGGTGTTGTTAATCTGTCTCCAACTGAAGGCGATGACCCTGGGCGCAACCTTGGTTGTGTCATTCAGCGTAGGGTTGGCACTGACTCTCGTTGCTGTGGGGATTGTGGCAGCAGTTGGTGTGCAAAAAGCAACGTCTAAATGGAGCGGATTAAATGATGTCGCTCGCCGTGCGCCTTATCTCTCGGGTGTATTGATTAGCGCGGTAGGGCTATACATGGGGATGCACGGATACACGGCCCTAATAAGCTAG
- a CDS encoding ABC transporter substrate-binding protein: MMKHNPQHWLKTLSLTAGLTFSSLAMAGGTLTVASPQDPGSWDPVDTFLVNWASVATNIYDGLTYRGPDLKLQPGLATNWELLDDGRRIRFTLRQNVTFHNGEAFNANAVKFTFDRLLGEEGKKGPQRSNYTAIARVDIVDDYTVDFFLNKPDPVLLTKLAGYGAMIVPPKYIAEKGEQYFNTHPVGTGPFQFVNYEPKVGIELKAYGNHWGSAPNISQLNYRFISEPSTAVAELQAGRVDLVIPPTIPIAMIPTIEANPKLSVVATPSPTVYALRFNSESGITQDERVRKAMIYGVDRKAIIDSILGGQAEQIASFQSSISFGNDPAMQPLPYDPSKAMQLLKQAGVKPGAKVQIDIRGNDATFNEVTQAVASYLQIIGLNATIKPYETNVLLNDIIPAGKTGAMFQQSWGGWTLDYDNTAYFMYHTGEKWNPYDSDPELDQQLESQRTLLDPEQREAILQSIARYTANRALEMPLYSLNAIYGVSNRVKNFTPVPDSRLRFTDVTVD; this comes from the coding sequence ATGATGAAGCACAACCCTCAACACTGGCTTAAGACCCTGTCGCTCACGGCCGGACTGACCTTTTCATCCCTGGCGATGGCGGGCGGAACGCTGACCGTCGCGTCGCCGCAGGACCCGGGCAGCTGGGATCCGGTGGACACTTTTTTGGTCAACTGGGCCTCGGTCGCCACCAATATTTATGACGGTCTGACCTATCGCGGTCCGGATCTGAAACTCCAGCCGGGTCTGGCGACCAACTGGGAGCTGCTCGATGACGGGCGGCGGATCCGCTTTACGCTGCGTCAGAACGTGACTTTCCATAATGGCGAGGCGTTTAACGCCAACGCGGTGAAGTTTACCTTTGATCGCCTGTTGGGCGAGGAAGGGAAAAAGGGCCCGCAACGCTCGAACTATACCGCGATTGCGCGGGTGGACATCGTTGATGACTACACGGTGGATTTCTTCCTCAACAAGCCTGATCCGGTGCTGCTGACCAAGCTGGCGGGCTACGGCGCGATGATTGTGCCTCCGAAATATATTGCCGAGAAAGGCGAGCAGTATTTCAACACCCATCCTGTCGGCACCGGGCCGTTTCAGTTTGTGAACTATGAGCCGAAAGTCGGCATTGAACTGAAAGCCTACGGTAATCACTGGGGCAGCGCGCCGAACATCTCGCAGCTGAACTATCGCTTTATTTCCGAGCCGTCGACCGCGGTTGCTGAGTTGCAGGCCGGCCGAGTGGATCTGGTGATCCCGCCGACCATTCCGATTGCGATGATCCCGACCATTGAAGCCAACCCGAAACTGTCGGTCGTGGCCACACCAAGCCCGACCGTATACGCGCTGCGCTTTAACTCAGAAAGCGGGATCACCCAAGATGAGCGGGTGCGCAAGGCGATGATTTACGGCGTGGATCGTAAGGCGATTATCGACTCGATCCTCGGCGGTCAGGCCGAGCAGATTGCCAGCTTCCAAAGCTCTATCTCATTCGGCAACGATCCGGCGATGCAGCCGCTGCCGTACGATCCGTCCAAAGCCATGCAGCTGCTGAAACAGGCTGGGGTGAAACCCGGCGCTAAGGTGCAGATTGATATTCGCGGCAACGATGCCACTTTTAACGAAGTGACGCAGGCGGTGGCCAGCTACCTGCAAATCATCGGCCTGAATGCCACCATCAAGCCGTACGAAACCAATGTGCTGCTGAACGATATTATCCCGGCGGGGAAAACCGGGGCGATGTTCCAGCAGTCCTGGGGCGGCTGGACCTTAGATTACGACAACACGGCGTACTTTATGTATCACACCGGCGAGAAGTGGAATCCGTATGACAGCGATCCTGAGCTTGATCAGCAGCTTGAATCGCAGCGTACCCTGCTGGATCCCGAGCAACGGGAAGCCATTCTGCAGTCGATTGCCCGTTATACCGCCAATCGCGCGCTGGAAATGCCGCTGTACAGTCTTAACGCCATTTACGGCGTGTCGAACCGGGTGAAAAACTTTACCCCGGTGCCGGACAGCCGCTTGCGCTTTACGGACGTCACCGTCGACTAA
- a CDS encoding ABC transporter permease gives MSTAMSSTRFSGLKNLEFILGATLTGGIILLVLLSDVIFQDAASQINLSARLIAPFTDARHFFGTDPLGRDVLARVVAGGTVSLQVGFLSVLGAVIFGVIMGLVSGYYRGIWDVIVMRCADIQLAMPFILLAITFIAIVGGGLTNMIILLIVSQWVQYARLVRGSVLSLRDREFIQSAKAIGVSHFSILFRHLLPNLIGPVIVLMTLNVANNILLESSLTFLGLGVDPLTPSWGGMLADGRTYIQTAWWVSVFPGLAILLTVLGLNLLGDWLRDSLDPTGRTSR, from the coding sequence ATGTCTACTGCAATGTCTTCTACACGATTTTCCGGGCTGAAAAACCTGGAGTTTATCCTCGGCGCCACGCTGACGGGCGGCATTATTTTGCTGGTGCTGCTGTCGGATGTGATTTTTCAGGATGCCGCGAGTCAGATTAACTTATCGGCCCGGCTGATTGCGCCCTTCACCGATGCCAGACACTTTTTCGGCACTGATCCGCTGGGCCGGGATGTGCTGGCCCGCGTTGTGGCCGGGGGTACGGTGTCGCTTCAGGTCGGCTTTTTGTCGGTGCTGGGGGCGGTGATCTTCGGCGTTATCATGGGGTTAGTGTCCGGTTACTATCGCGGGATCTGGGATGTGATCGTGATGCGCTGCGCGGACATCCAACTGGCGATGCCGTTTATTTTGCTGGCGATCACTTTCATTGCCATTGTCGGCGGCGGCCTGACCAACATGATCATTTTGCTGATTGTCTCGCAGTGGGTGCAATATGCCCGCTTGGTGCGCGGTTCGGTGTTGTCGCTGCGGGATCGGGAGTTCATCCAGTCGGCCAAAGCGATTGGGGTCAGCCATTTCAGTATCCTGTTCCGTCATCTGCTGCCGAACCTGATTGGCCCGGTGATTGTGCTGATGACGCTCAATGTAGCGAACAACATTCTGCTGGAAAGTAGCCTGACGTTTCTGGGGCTGGGCGTCGATCCGCTGACTCCGAGCTGGGGCGGGATGCTCGCCGATGGCCGGACCTATATCCAGACGGCGTGGTGGGTGAGTGTGTTCCCGGGACTGGCGATCCTGCTCACCGTGCTGGGGCTGAACCTGCTCGGGGATTGGCTCCGCGATAGCCTGGATCCGACCGGGAGAACATCACGATGA